One region of Bacteroidota bacterium genomic DNA includes:
- a CDS encoding c-type cytochrome: MYRAYSQQNSPLLQPGKWLLAALVCIHALGCQRAGPLLSEPDTPQADEPYPFYQPENFPEATFPDDNRLTTSRVNLGKRLFFDPVLSRDGSISCGSCHLPEKAFTDGRQLSAGVAGRLGMRNAPSLVNMAFLPRFFNWDGGTPSLELQALVPLESHLEMDLPVHESVERLRADPDYVERFRMAYGTEPTVGSLTRALAAYTRTLVSADSRYDQYVRSGNQSHLTDAELRGMELFNNEKGDCFHCHGTDLFTSNGFHNTAITATIGDRGRGQITLNARDDGKFKVPSLRNVALTAPYMHNGSMATLEEVVRHYNRGGHAENPNKDPLMRPLNLSEQEIVDLVAFLNALTDEEFLERHRQDNQQP, encoded by the coding sequence ATGTACCGAGCGTATTCTCAGCAGAATAGCCCGCTGCTACAGCCGGGCAAATGGCTGCTGGCAGCCCTGGTGTGTATCCACGCACTGGGCTGCCAGCGGGCCGGCCCGCTGCTAAGCGAACCCGATACCCCCCAGGCAGATGAGCCGTATCCATTCTATCAACCCGAAAATTTCCCTGAAGCCACCTTTCCAGATGATAATAGACTGACAACCAGTCGAGTAAACCTGGGCAAAAGGCTATTTTTTGACCCGGTGCTTAGCCGAGATGGAAGCATCTCCTGCGGCAGTTGCCACCTGCCCGAGAAGGCCTTTACCGACGGACGGCAGCTGAGCGCAGGGGTAGCTGGCAGGCTGGGTATGCGAAACGCACCTAGCCTGGTGAACATGGCCTTTCTTCCTCGCTTCTTCAACTGGGATGGTGGAACCCCTAGCCTGGAGCTGCAAGCACTGGTGCCCCTGGAAAGCCACCTGGAAATGGACTTGCCGGTACACGAAAGTGTGGAGCGACTACGGGCCGACCCGGACTATGTGGAACGATTTAGAATGGCTTACGGCACAGAGCCCACAGTGGGTAGCCTAACACGTGCCCTGGCCGCCTATACCCGCACACTGGTAAGCGCAGATAGCCGGTATGACCAGTACGTACGCAGTGGCAACCAAAGCCACCTGACGGACGCAGAACTGCGTGGCATGGAGCTATTTAACAATGAAAAGGGAGACTGTTTTCACTGCCATGGTACCGACCTCTTTACCAGCAACGGCTTCCATAATACGGCGATAACCGCTACGATAGGGGACCGTGGCCGGGGACAGATAACCCTAAACGCGCGAGATGATGGCAAATTTAAGGTACCTAGCCTGCGGAATGTGGCCCTGACGGCACCCTATATGCACAATGGCAGCATGGCTACGCTGGAGGAAGTAGTACGCCACTATAACCGAGGGGGGCATGCCGAAAATCCGAACAAGGACCCCCTAATGCGGCCCCTAAACCTATCGGAACAGGAGATAGTGGACCTGGTTGCCTTTTTGAACGCACTAACGGACGAGGAATTTCTGGAACGCCATCGCCAGGACAATCAACAGCCTTAG
- a CDS encoding acetyl-CoA C-acetyltransferase, giving the protein MPNAYIIDAVRTPRGRGHREKGALRDVPAHQLGVQLLHALQQRAQLDPAVVEDVLLGCVDQVQEQGGDLAKLVALEAGWPSAVAGVTLNRFCGSALEAVHQAAAGIMSGMQQLAIAGGIESMSRVPLGADGGAFYVGSPASQLVSHTFLPQGVSAELIATELGLSRAEADAWAARSHQRAAGATRDGRFRSIIPVRDTSGQILLETDQIIRPESTVESLGQLPLVFREYAEQHGYDKAALAQRPDLAPIHYLHTAGNSSGIVDGASALLIAGANAVNQYGLRPRARIRSWAVVGSDPLLMLTGTVPAAHKALKLAGMQLPDVDLIEVNEAFASVVLYFLHHTGVDADRVNVNGGAIAMGHPLGATGGMLLGTLLDELELRGQATGMAVMCIGAGMGIATIIERI; this is encoded by the coding sequence ATGCCCAACGCCTACATTATAGATGCGGTGCGCACGCCCAGGGGGCGGGGCCACCGCGAGAAGGGAGCCCTGCGAGACGTACCTGCCCACCAGCTGGGCGTGCAGCTGCTGCATGCCCTGCAGCAGCGTGCGCAGCTAGATCCCGCTGTGGTAGAGGACGTACTGCTGGGCTGCGTAGACCAAGTGCAGGAGCAGGGGGGAGACCTGGCCAAGCTGGTAGCCCTGGAGGCTGGCTGGCCCAGCGCCGTGGCAGGCGTTACCCTCAATCGCTTTTGTGGATCGGCACTCGAAGCCGTACACCAGGCAGCAGCTGGCATCATGAGCGGCATGCAGCAGCTGGCCATAGCCGGGGGTATAGAGAGTATGAGCCGCGTGCCCCTGGGTGCCGACGGCGGGGCGTTTTACGTCGGCTCCCCGGCCTCGCAGCTCGTTTCGCATACTTTTTTGCCCCAGGGTGTATCGGCAGAGCTGATTGCTACCGAGCTGGGCCTATCGCGCGCCGAGGCCGATGCCTGGGCGGCGCGTTCGCACCAGCGGGCAGCCGGGGCAACCCGGGACGGGCGATTCCGGAGCATAATCCCGGTACGGGATACAAGCGGACAGATCCTACTCGAAACCGACCAGATCATCCGCCCGGAAAGCACCGTGGAGAGCCTGGGGCAGCTGCCCCTGGTATTTCGCGAATATGCCGAGCAGCACGGCTATGACAAGGCTGCCCTGGCCCAGCGCCCCGACCTGGCCCCCATACACTACCTGCACACTGCCGGAAACAGCAGCGGCATTGTGGACGGGGCCTCGGCTTTATTGATTGCCGGAGCCAATGCCGTTAACCAATATGGACTCCGGCCTCGGGCGCGCATCCGCAGCTGGGCAGTGGTGGGCAGCGACCCCCTGCTGATGCTGACAGGCACCGTGCCCGCCGCCCACAAGGCCCTTAAGCTGGCGGGTATGCAGCTGCCGGATGTGGACCTGATAGAGGTAAACGAGGCCTTTGCCAGCGTGGTGCTTTACTTTCTGCATCACACCGGGGTGGATGCGGATAGAGTGAACGTGAATGGCGGCGCCATTGCCATGGGCCACCCGCTGGGGGCCACGGGCGGCATGCTGCTGGGCACCCTGCTGGATGAGCTGGAGCTGCGCGGCCAGGCTACCGGTATGGCTGTGATGTGCATAGGCGCAGGCATGGGCATTGCCACCATCATTGAACGGATATAG
- a CDS encoding IseA DL-endopeptidase inhibitor family protein: MYRPPYIHTVCVVVLLAAAACTRPSTRARLEAEQRRQDSIARVRDAEIQNLASQLKGKPAAPLSPDSARAVLAAAISRTDWILKGGNGGYAYKDALTQSGYIVMGADCNTPAKIQAYLAPVYSPDAVERFVLSLNADTVDGRFVISEPIAYTLPDLSRATFETKIEDSAKRLIHARITQNGQEKIYPISFYNPGGGRWLLDLSVGEIALRAEAEASGNAVANDADLQRLRNQLSGEAGAE; the protein is encoded by the coding sequence ATGTATCGTCCCCCATATATCCATACAGTATGTGTAGTGGTGCTACTGGCCGCTGCTGCCTGCACCCGCCCCTCTACCCGTGCCCGGCTGGAGGCCGAGCAGCGCAGGCAAGACAGCATAGCCCGCGTTCGCGATGCCGAGATACAGAACCTGGCTAGCCAGCTGAAGGGGAAACCCGCAGCCCCGCTGTCGCCAGACTCGGCACGGGCCGTACTGGCTGCTGCAATCAGCCGGACAGACTGGATACTAAAAGGTGGAAACGGGGGATACGCATACAAAGATGCCCTTACTCAGTCGGGCTACATTGTGATGGGGGCCGACTGCAATACGCCTGCCAAAATACAAGCCTATCTGGCCCCCGTGTACAGCCCCGATGCTGTAGAGCGCTTTGTACTAAGCCTGAATGCAGATACCGTGGACGGAAGGTTTGTTATCAGCGAACCAATTGCCTACACGCTGCCCGACCTGAGCCGCGCTACGTTTGAAACCAAGATTGAAGACAGTGCTAAACGCCTGATACACGCCCGGATAACCCAAAATGGACAAGAAAAGATCTACCCCATCAGCTTCTACAACCCCGGAGGGGGCCGCTGGTTGCTAGACCTCTCTGTGGGCGAGATAGCCCTGCGGGCCGAGGCCGAAGCATCTGGCAACGCTGTGGCCAATGATGCGGATCTACAGCGCCTGCGCAATCAGCTCTCGGGAGAGGCAGGTGCTGAATAA
- the rplS gene encoding 50S ribosomal protein L19 has protein sequence MEDLINLVQAQYVNAEIPQFRAGDTINVHQRIVEGNKERIQQFEGVVIQRRGTGSTETVTVRKISNGVGVERIIPIHSPNVEKIEVTRLGKVRRGRIFYQRQRFGKSSRIKELVAGK, from the coding sequence ATGGAAGATCTGATCAACCTGGTACAGGCCCAGTACGTAAATGCCGAGATTCCCCAGTTTCGGGCCGGCGATACCATCAATGTACATCAGCGTATAGTGGAGGGTAACAAGGAGCGCATTCAGCAGTTTGAGGGCGTGGTAATACAGCGCAGGGGTACCGGCAGCACCGAGACCGTAACCGTTCGCAAAATAAGCAACGGCGTAGGCGTTGAGCGCATCATCCCCATACACAGCCCAAACGTGGAGAAAATAGAAGTAACCCGCCTGGGCAAGGTTCGCCGCGGACGCATCTTCTATCAGCGTCAGCGCTTTGGCAAATCCTCTCGTATCAAGGAGCTGGTTGCTGGCAAATAA
- the trmD gene encoding tRNA (guanosine(37)-N1)-methyltransferase TrmD → MHIDLLTALPELVQSPLQHSILKRAQQKGLLTVGVHGLRDYAEGKHRQIDDYPYGGQAGMVLMVEPIARAIRHLQQQRSYDEVIYLTPDGEPLTQALCNQLSLKQSLLLLAGHYKGVDQRVRDTFVTRNISLGDYVLSGGELPALVLIDAIGRLLPGVLGDESSALEDSFQDGLLEAPLYTRPAEWEGQAVPEVLRSGHFQKIAEWQHAQALAKTRRLRPDLLAEEEG, encoded by the coding sequence ATGCACATTGACCTGCTGACCGCCCTGCCCGAGCTGGTGCAAAGCCCGCTGCAGCACAGCATCCTGAAGCGTGCCCAGCAGAAGGGGCTCCTGACCGTAGGGGTGCATGGCCTAAGGGACTATGCCGAGGGCAAGCACCGCCAGATAGATGACTACCCCTATGGCGGACAGGCTGGTATGGTGCTGATGGTAGAGCCTATTGCCCGCGCCATACGCCACCTGCAGCAGCAGCGCAGCTACGACGAGGTAATCTACCTGACCCCCGACGGAGAACCCCTGACACAAGCCCTGTGCAACCAGCTGAGCCTGAAGCAGAGCCTGCTGCTACTGGCCGGCCACTACAAGGGGGTAGACCAGCGGGTGCGCGATACGTTTGTTACCCGAAACATCAGCCTGGGCGACTATGTGCTGAGCGGTGGTGAGCTGCCCGCCCTGGTGCTGATAGATGCCATAGGCCGCCTGCTGCCCGGCGTGCTGGGCGACGAGAGCAGCGCCCTGGAAGACAGCTTTCAGGATGGACTGCTGGAGGCCCCCCTCTATACACGCCCTGCCGAGTGGGAGGGGCAGGCCGTGCCCGAGGTACTACGTTCCGGCCATTTTCAAAAGATTGCCGAATGGCAGCACGCCCAGGCCCTGGCCAAAACCCGGCGACTAAGGCCCGACCTGCTGGCAGAGGAAGAAGGGTAA
- a CDS encoding rhodanese-related sulfurtransferase produces the protein MNPYQILLYYYFTPLDDPAAIVADQQQLCTQLGLLGRILVAHEGLNGTVAGTVAATQAYMQAMQQHPQFRGIEFKVDAHHELPFYKLHVRLKNEIVNLSAPEELKPWEESGAYIEPEEMRQLLKDPGEVVILDARSRYETELGHFKGALTLDIDNFRELPDKLDELEHLKDRPIVTYCTGGIKCEKVSALLLKRGFKDVRQLHGGIVRYGHEADGEDFEGACYVFDGRVVVPVNRVNPTVVGHCSLCGSPTEHMLNCANADCNTHVLVCHSCAEAHEGCCSTACMHSERRRVYDGRGAYYRGINSKQFVNQTDAH, from the coding sequence ATGAATCCGTATCAGATTTTGCTCTATTACTATTTCACGCCGCTGGATGATCCCGCAGCCATTGTGGCCGATCAGCAGCAGCTGTGCACCCAGCTGGGCCTGCTGGGCCGCATCCTGGTGGCACACGAGGGCCTGAATGGCACGGTGGCCGGTACGGTAGCTGCCACACAGGCCTATATGCAGGCCATGCAGCAGCACCCTCAGTTTAGGGGTATAGAGTTCAAGGTAGATGCGCACCACGAGCTGCCCTTCTACAAGCTGCATGTGCGCCTGAAGAACGAAATTGTAAACCTGAGTGCCCCCGAGGAGCTGAAGCCCTGGGAAGAAAGCGGTGCCTATATAGAGCCGGAAGAAATGCGCCAGCTGCTGAAGGACCCCGGCGAGGTGGTGATCCTGGATGCGCGCAGCCGGTACGAAACCGAGCTGGGCCACTTCAAGGGTGCGCTCACGCTGGATATCGATAACTTTCGCGAGCTGCCCGATAAGCTGGACGAGCTGGAGCACCTGAAGGACAGACCCATCGTAACCTACTGCACCGGCGGCATCAAGTGCGAGAAAGTATCGGCCCTGCTGCTCAAGCGGGGCTTCAAGGATGTACGCCAGCTGCATGGCGGCATTGTGCGCTATGGGCACGAGGCAGACGGCGAAGACTTTGAGGGCGCCTGCTACGTGTTCGATGGCCGGGTGGTGGTGCCCGTAAACCGGGTAAACCCCACGGTAGTGGGCCACTGTAGCCTGTGTGGCAGCCCCACCGAGCATATGCTGAACTGTGCCAACGCAGACTGCAATACCCATGTGCTGGTGTGCCACAGCTGTGCCGAGGCGCACGAGGGCTGCTGCTCCACCGCCTGTATGCACAGCGAGCGCAGACGGGTGTATGACGGCCGGGGGGCCTACTACCGGGGCATAAACAGCAAGCAATTTGTGAACCAGACGGATGCACATTGA
- a CDS encoding multidrug efflux SMR transporter: MKWLHLAFAICLETIGTYSLKYANGFGRWWLIPFIVLGYGGAYYFLSLVLQRMQVNVAYAVWSAAAIILTLLVDAIWLRQHISRLQLLGIVLVLLGILAIQLSTSGRTGH; the protein is encoded by the coding sequence ATGAAGTGGCTCCACCTCGCATTTGCCATATGCCTGGAGACTATAGGCACCTATAGCCTCAAGTACGCCAACGGTTTCGGGCGTTGGTGGCTTATCCCGTTCATTGTACTGGGCTATGGGGGTGCCTACTACTTTTTGTCGCTGGTGCTGCAGCGGATGCAGGTAAATGTGGCCTATGCCGTATGGTCTGCGGCTGCCATCATCCTTACCCTGCTGGTGGATGCCATCTGGCTACGGCAGCACATCAGCCGGCTCCAGCTGCTGGGCATTGTATTGGTTTTACTCGGCATCCTGGCTATACAGCTGAGCACGAGTGGGCGCACCGGGCACTAG
- a CDS encoding lipopolysaccharide biosynthesis protein, translated as MGIIIRQSIQNTLLSYAGAGLGILNVMFLMPRLMEDERVGYIQLTNSVAMLLSVVILFGLSSGLLRYYPKFSRQGRLAALYRFLARTLLRVALPLAVAYLLLWPVAHHLLQARSPLFLAYYPIALALGMVLAVVGMLEAILQSNLQTSVPLFLREVGLRLGITLLLLLYAMQLLHFHMFVYAYLGLHLLLLFFIWRRARLLLWQPAAPPLRPRERRGLLRYSLHSLASAGSIILVFELDKIMIGSLVGEAQVAYYSLFIAMATAIALPSRAFLRIGLPLVAQAWQRMDMPYLRRIYVQSSLVNTTLCSLLLLLVLANRDALAGHLLKPSYAAFFDVFYLLAASMWLNILFGVNHYLLNTSRKYVYELYSNLLLLLLALGANLLLIPLWGMRGAALATLLSMACTNLLKSAWLYRFYGLQPFVPAHLRLVVAVLVGGAVAWWLPSFHWLADLFWKSAVVAGIYLPLVYRLHISEELNGLIRRLLPTPRHRQG; from the coding sequence ATGGGCATCATTATCCGCCAGTCTATCCAAAACACCCTGCTCTCCTATGCCGGGGCGGGCTTGGGTATCCTGAATGTCATGTTCCTGATGCCCCGCCTGATGGAGGATGAGCGGGTAGGATACATACAGCTGACCAATAGCGTAGCCATGCTGCTGAGTGTTGTTATCCTCTTCGGGCTGAGCAGTGGCCTGCTCCGCTACTACCCAAAATTCAGCAGGCAGGGGCGGCTAGCCGCCCTTTACCGCTTTCTGGCCCGTACGCTGCTGCGCGTGGCGCTGCCGCTGGCCGTGGCCTACCTGCTGCTGTGGCCCGTGGCCCACCACCTGCTGCAGGCCAGGTCGCCCCTGTTTCTGGCATATTACCCCATAGCCCTTGCCCTGGGCATGGTGCTGGCTGTGGTGGGTATGCTCGAGGCCATCCTACAGTCCAACCTGCAGACCAGTGTGCCCCTGTTCCTGCGCGAGGTGGGCCTGCGCCTGGGTATTACACTGTTGCTGCTGCTGTATGCCATGCAGTTGCTTCATTTCCATATGTTTGTGTACGCCTATCTGGGGCTGCACCTGCTGCTGCTGTTCTTCATCTGGCGGCGGGCACGGCTGCTGCTGTGGCAGCCTGCAGCCCCCCCGCTACGGCCCCGCGAGCGGCGCGGCCTGCTGCGCTACAGCCTGCATAGCCTTGCCTCTGCAGGCAGCATCATCCTGGTGTTCGAGCTGGATAAGATCATGATCGGCAGCCTGGTGGGCGAGGCCCAAGTGGCCTATTACAGTCTGTTTATTGCCATGGCCACGGCCATCGCCCTACCCAGCAGGGCTTTTCTCCGGATCGGCCTCCCACTGGTGGCACAGGCCTGGCAGCGCATGGATATGCCCTACCTAAGGCGCATATATGTGCAGAGCAGCCTGGTAAACACCACCCTGTGCAGCCTGCTGCTGCTGCTGGTGCTGGCCAACCGGGATGCACTGGCTGGCCACCTGCTCAAGCCTTCCTATGCGGCTTTTTTCGATGTGTTTTACCTTCTGGCCGCCTCCATGTGGCTAAATATTCTTTTTGGGGTAAATCACTATCTACTCAATACATCGAGGAAGTATGTGTATGAGCTGTACAGCAATCTGCTGCTGCTGCTGCTGGCCCTGGGGGCCAACCTGCTGCTGATCCCCCTGTGGGGCATGCGGGGTGCAGCACTGGCTACCCTGCTCAGCATGGCGTGTACCAACCTGCTGAAATCGGCCTGGCTATACCGCTTCTACGGTCTGCAGCCCTTTGTGCCCGCGCACCTTAGGCTGGTGGTGGCGGTGCTGGTGGGTGGGGCCGTGGCCTGGTGGCTGCCTTCCTTTCACTGGCTGGCCGACCTTTTTTGGAAAAGCGCCGTAGTGGCAGGCATATACCTGCCCCTGGTATACCGGCTGCACATTAGCGAGGAGCTGAATGGCCTGATCCGTCGGCTACTGCCCACCCCCAGGCATAGGCAGGGCTAG
- a CDS encoding tetratricopeptide repeat protein produces the protein MVLLILLYYLLAARLRQEEAMRTRYARQLFLSARYYLEHSQFLLAIRRYDRLIALYPDNPTYYLERGLAYVRSQQPEAALADLKHIDGSQIEDTSFHQLMGLLFLKLADYPAARLAADRALRADPHNPEALFTLALSALYNGDAEEAIERFAQLTEDYPERAIYWNHLGMALYAHNRAEESLVAFNEGVERADDPEERSTILSNRAEVLLTLGAAPQALDDSNRAISHNERNAMAHWQRSSLLLMQGRWAEAFAQAEVACVLEYEADWLAYVYPN, from the coding sequence ATGGTTTTACTAATCTTGCTCTACTACCTGCTGGCAGCGCGGCTACGGCAGGAGGAGGCCATGCGCACGCGCTATGCCCGGCAGCTCTTTCTGTCGGCCCGCTACTACCTGGAGCACAGCCAGTTTCTGCTTGCCATACGCCGATACGACCGACTAATAGCCCTCTACCCAGACAATCCCACCTACTACCTGGAGCGGGGCCTGGCCTATGTGCGCAGCCAGCAGCCCGAGGCAGCCCTGGCCGACCTGAAACACATAGACGGTAGCCAGATAGAGGACACCAGTTTTCACCAGCTGATGGGGTTGCTCTTTCTGAAACTGGCGGACTATCCGGCTGCGCGCCTGGCGGCAGACCGAGCGCTACGGGCGGACCCACACAACCCCGAGGCCCTGTTTACCCTGGCCCTATCGGCCCTGTACAACGGGGATGCCGAAGAGGCAATTGAGCGATTTGCTCAACTGACGGAGGACTATCCGGAGCGGGCCATCTACTGGAACCACCTGGGTATGGCCCTGTATGCCCACAACCGGGCAGAGGAGTCTCTGGTGGCCTTTAACGAAGGCGTGGAGCGGGCCGACGACCCCGAAGAGCGCAGCACCATCCTGAGCAACCGGGCAGAGGTGCTACTAACACTGGGGGCAGCCCCACAGGCGCTGGATGATAGTAATCGGGCTATATCGCACAACGAGCGGAACGCAATGGCACACTGGCAGCGCAGCAGCCTGCTGCTGATGCAGGGCCGGTGGGCCGAAGCCTTCGCACAGGCCGAAGTGGCCTGCGTGCTGGAATATGAGGCGGACTGGCTGGCCTATGTGTATCCCAACTAG
- a CDS encoding alkyl hydroperoxide reductase: MQNAHPPAPSRPWLRTVLRIAAVYNILWGLWVGLFPQQFFRLLGIPEIDYPMVWQGMGMVIGVYGLGYWWAAADYIRHWPMVAVGLLGKVLGPLGFAAHWLVGMTYPQFGYALIPNDLIWWFPFGLMLWDAYRHHRAPH, translated from the coding sequence ATGCAAAACGCCCACCCACCTGCCCCCTCACGTCCCTGGCTGCGCACCGTGCTCCGCATTGCTGCGGTGTACAACATCCTGTGGGGCCTGTGGGTGGGGCTGTTTCCACAGCAGTTTTTCAGGCTGCTGGGCATACCCGAGATAGACTACCCCATGGTGTGGCAGGGTATGGGCATGGTCATTGGGGTGTATGGCCTGGGCTACTGGTGGGCAGCTGCAGACTATATTCGCCACTGGCCTATGGTGGCTGTGGGCCTGCTGGGCAAGGTGCTGGGTCCGCTGGGCTTTGCCGCGCACTGGCTGGTAGGAATGACCTATCCGCAGTTTGGCTATGCACTGATCCCGAATGACCTTATTTGGTGGTTTCCCTTTGGCCTTATGCTATGGGATGCCTACCGGCACCACCGGGCACCCCACTAG
- a CDS encoding PhoX family protein yields MSSQLPFTPVDTSFSASGIVYPSELQLQVLFQAGDTVWLNGRPAHSKGKLDFMAYLPLNGSEQGYLWINHESTGPDPVLGDGGGASILTLAHRGRQWVQTEPPRAVDFSPVRGSWNNCLGTATPWGTVLTSEEYEPASNAELCLGGQGLCDTSLYQGHPAYQQYGWMVEVEVGTGRVLGKRTAMGRFSHEGALLLADERTVYLLDDYAPGILFKFVAHRPRDLSSGRLYAYQQQGAGGRWLPLPPDYEALAEARRTALSLGASFFLRLEDLVLLPDGRILLTETGKTDVDLQAAIRMGGRPAAHLEPYQQGGRFRDLYGRILVFDTTRLHIRPYLEGGPATQGANHLANPDNLCYDSLRHLLIIHEDINEPDNGRVPAYASGQYYNEVYVLNLRLENPRVDDLNRLLVAPPGAETTGSCFTPDYQHLFINLQHPDPGNPRPFWLDTTIVLSGFAH; encoded by the coding sequence TTGAGTTCGCAGCTACCCTTTACGCCAGTCGATACAAGTTTTTCTGCTTCGGGTATTGTTTATCCCAGCGAGCTACAGCTACAGGTTCTGTTCCAGGCTGGCGATACGGTATGGCTGAATGGGCGGCCAGCACACAGCAAGGGTAAGCTCGATTTTATGGCCTATTTGCCCCTGAACGGTAGCGAGCAGGGGTATCTGTGGATCAATCATGAAAGCACCGGCCCCGACCCCGTGCTGGGCGATGGCGGCGGCGCAAGTATTTTGACCCTGGCGCACAGGGGCCGGCAGTGGGTACAAACGGAACCCCCGAGGGCAGTGGATTTTTCGCCTGTACGCGGCAGCTGGAACAACTGCCTGGGCACAGCCACCCCATGGGGTACGGTGCTTACTAGCGAAGAGTATGAGCCTGCCAGCAATGCCGAACTATGCCTGGGGGGCCAGGGCCTATGCGACACCAGCCTGTACCAGGGCCACCCGGCCTACCAGCAGTATGGGTGGATGGTGGAAGTAGAGGTTGGAACTGGCCGAGTGCTGGGCAAGCGTACGGCCATGGGCCGTTTCAGCCACGAGGGAGCCCTGCTGCTAGCAGACGAGCGCACGGTGTATCTGCTGGACGACTACGCCCCCGGCATCTTGTTCAAGTTTGTGGCCCACAGGCCTCGCGACCTAAGCAGTGGCAGGCTCTACGCCTACCAGCAGCAGGGGGCGGGCGGGCGCTGGCTGCCCCTGCCGCCGGACTATGAGGCACTGGCGGAGGCACGCCGCACAGCCCTGAGCCTCGGTGCCAGTTTTTTTCTCCGGCTGGAAGACCTGGTGCTGCTGCCAGATGGGCGCATCTTGCTGACCGAAACCGGCAAGACCGATGTAGATCTGCAGGCAGCCATACGCATGGGCGGAAGGCCGGCTGCGCACCTGGAGCCCTACCAGCAGGGGGGGCGTTTTCGAGACCTCTATGGCCGCATTCTGGTATTCGATACCACCCGCCTCCACATCCGGCCCTACCTGGAGGGAGGGCCTGCCACCCAGGGTGCCAACCACCTGGCAAACCCGGACAACCTGTGCTACGACTCCCTGCGCCACCTCCTCATCATCCACGAAGACATCAATGAGCCAGATAACGGGCGGGTGCCGGCCTACGCCAGCGGCCAATACTACAACGAGGTGTATGTGCTGAACCTGCGCCTGGAAAACCCACGGGTAGACGACCTGAACCGGCTGCTAGTTGCACCCCCGGGGGCAGAAACCACGGGTAGCTGTTTTACGCCCGACTATCAGCATCTGTTTATTAACCTGCAGCATCCCGACCCCGGAAACCCCCGCCCATTCTGGCTCGATACCACGATTGTACTCAGTGGATTTGCACACTAG
- a CDS encoding DUF4905 domain-containing protein: MLLAPAAPLLPRLYPLPGRIWQVRAGRRGLGVELRDVAARQVGYAWLPLRGRPRLLPTEDWWRGLRAVGHSCLYTHGYAHPGSPTQRHLAAYACRTGKKLWEQPELQLRSLSATGLWCADGQGQAVHLHPGTGRPRRPDPNPYPLPEQHFPGTAVYTDALWPQLVARVRPWLDYEPALQLEYLSWGPYEIWCALRAGQAEQGTQPAHYTAELLVLHAGAELQRATLYQGREKIGIDSFFVWQHHLVYVQDDRALALLPLSRW; this comes from the coding sequence ATGCTACTGGCCCCTGCTGCCCCCCTGCTGCCCCGGCTGTACCCCCTCCCGGGGCGCATCTGGCAGGTGCGGGCGGGCAGGCGGGGCCTGGGGGTAGAGCTGCGGGATGTAGCAGCCCGCCAGGTGGGCTATGCCTGGCTGCCCCTGCGGGGCAGGCCCCGGCTGCTGCCTACTGAGGACTGGTGGCGCGGCCTGCGCGCCGTAGGCCACAGCTGCCTGTACACACATGGCTATGCCCACCCGGGCAGCCCTACCCAGCGGCACCTGGCGGCCTATGCCTGCCGCACGGGCAAAAAGCTGTGGGAGCAGCCCGAGCTACAGCTGCGCAGCCTGAGTGCCACTGGGCTGTGGTGTGCCGATGGCCAGGGCCAGGCAGTGCACCTGCACCCAGGCACCGGCCGCCCACGGCGGCCAGACCCCAACCCATACCCGCTGCCGGAGCAGCACTTTCCGGGCACAGCCGTGTATACCGATGCCCTGTGGCCCCAGCTGGTGGCCCGTGTGCGCCCCTGGCTGGACTATGAGCCCGCCCTGCAGCTGGAGTACCTGAGCTGGGGGCCCTACGAGATCTGGTGTGCCCTGCGTGCAGGGCAAGCGGAGCAAGGCACACAGCCCGCACACTACACGGCCGAGCTGCTGGTGCTGCATGCCGGCGCCGAACTACAGCGTGCTACGCTATACCAGGGGCGCGAAAAAATAGGCATCGACAGTTTCTTCGTCTGGCAGCACCACCTGGTGTACGTGCAGGACGACCGGGCACTGGCCCTGCTGCCACTCTCCCGGTGGTAG